CTGTTCCTCTGGATGATGCGCCAGCTCTTGCAAACAATAACTGAGGGTAGTCGAAGACGTGTCAACCGAGCCAAATATAAACACTGCCGCTTGAGCAAGCATCATGTCTTCCGCCAATTCtgcaaataataaacaatagtcGATAGGGGACACAAACGGTAATCTAATTTAAGCGTCGCGTGATGCCAAGTAACGGCATCTGAGTTTGTCCCTAGTTTCTGTCTTGTAGCACTAGTAGTACTACTTGTAGAGATACAGCACTGCACATGAACTCATGTGCTATATACTTAGGTCGACAATTTCAAAACAGTGTAAAAGGTCCTCTTAGATATCGTTTAAATACGAAAAGTGCGTAAAGTTTAAAAtctatgaatattttgtaagtttaaaactctgaaaataatacttaagaaaatatttactcacTTAACCAGCAGAGAAGGTTAGAAAGCAGTACATACGTGAACCAGCTTCGGCAGGTAACTTCAAATCCTCTTTCAACCGTAGTAAATGATTAACTAAATCTTTATCAGATGTCTTTCCATTAGATTGACGCTCTTTAACAGTGCCCCAAAATAACTTTTGAACATATTCGGTCGCTGGTTGTGAGAATAATGTTAAtctggaatatattttttcttctatatcacaattattaataacaaaaaaattaagtggtttttttattactttgaatattGCTTGGATgattaacaaacataaatttaattttcaataaataaaactcatagCTTACCGTAACGTTCTAGCAATAAACGGCAAGAAGAAGATCATGGTGAACTCGAAGCCGCGCGAGAAGGTCCACTTGACCATGTGCTTGGTGATGTACCAGAGCGGCGAGGAGGGGTCGTTCAGTGCGCTCACGTGGATACCGAACACCGTGTACCCCACAGTGTCTGACGCGTACATAGAAAATAACTCCTGGACAAATCAActtcattttcaaaatttaatttagaaaaatgtgctgatttaTAATAGGACAAATTTTTATGTCTATTACTAAAACTgtcttgtaaatattatattttcatatttatattaacaactagctttttcccgcgactccgcccgcgttataaagttttacgtgctaaagttttccgtaataaaagtcacgctatatattttcccgggagcctatgttcttcccagggtctcaaactgtctcagTACCAAAtatcatcttaatacgttaggtagtttttgagtttaacacgttcaggcagacagatgcagtggaggactttgttttataatataagtttgtagaactttttaagaggaacaatcccgtcatacatcattgttgcataactttaactgtttacgcaacggacgctctcaaaactaataaattttccccgtttttgcaacacgtttcattactgctccgctccttttggtcataacgtgatgatatatagcctatagcactccaggaacatagggctatccaacagaaaatatttttttagttcgaaccgatatttcctgagattaggcattactgcactgctcctattggtcatagcgtgatgatatatagcctatagcactccacgaacaaagggctatccaacgcaaaaagattttttcaattcaaacccgtagttcctgagattagccattactgctccgctcctattggtcatagcgtgattatatatagcctatagcactccacgaacaaagggctatccaacacaaaaatatattttcagtttgaaccggtagttcctgagattagcgcgttcaaacaaacaaacaaacaaactcttcagctttaaataatagtactagcttttgcccgcggctccgcccgcgttataaagtttttcaggctaaagttttccgttataaaagtagtagtttcccgggagcctatgttcttcccagggtctcaaactgtctccataccaaatttcatcttaatacgttgggtagtttttgagtttaacacgttcagacagacagatgcagcgggggactttgttttataatatattttttagaacttttaaggtagaacaatcccgtcatacatcattgttgcataactttaaccgtttacgcagcgcaggcaacggaagctcttaaaactaataattttctccgtttttgcaacatttttcattactgctgcgctcctattggtcatagcgtgatgatatatagcctataacactccaggaacaaagggctatccaacacaaaaagattttttcagttcaaaccggtagttcctgcgattagccattactgctccgctcctattggtcatagcgtaatgatatatagcttatagcggtccacaaataaagggctatccaacataaaacgaatttttcagttgaaaccggtagttcctgagattagccattactgctccgctcctattggtcatagcgtgatgatatatgactttgagcactccacaaacaaaggactattcaacccaaaaagaatttttcagttcgaatcggtagttcctgagattagccattactgctccaatcctattgaatatagcgtgatgatgtatagcctatagcacttcacgaacaaagggctatccaacgcaaaaagaatttttcagtttggaccggtagttcctgagattagccattactgctccgctcctattgggtatagcgtgatgatatatagcctatagcactccacgaacaaagagctatccaacgcaaaaataatttttcagtttggaccggtagttcctgagattagccattactgctccgctcctattgggtatagcgtgatgatatatagcctatagcactccacgaacaaagggctatctaacgcaaaagaatttttcagtttggaccggtatttcctgagattagccattactgctccgctcctattgggtatagcgtgatgatatatagcctatagcactccacgaacaaagggctatccaacgcaaaaagaatttttcggtttggaccggtagttcctgagattagcgcgttcaaacaaacaaacaaactcttcagctttatataatagtatagattatagatagtttaattttaaattaaaatttcaaaaccgTAAAACTTCTTAAGTTTGGAAAATTAAAACTGCTTAATTGCGTTGTTACTCGAGAGATGCATCGTCGCTCTGCGCTCTACTTTACTGCTATTTTTAGATATGCCATGATACTACCATAAAATGCACTGTTACCTTAAGGTTGACTGGCTCGCGTTTATCAATGTAATCCCTTTGTATTTTGTTCACTAGATGTTTTGCATTAACGTTCATTAGTTCCGTCAGTACTTTTAACCTGTTAGATGTGAACATTGGGGTCAACTCTTGTcttatatttttccataaagGTGActgaaatcacaaaaaataagcattaacatataattatataattattatccaaCACATCGCGGGTGCATGTATTATAACATAAACAGAacgtaaaagttatttttaataagtaaatacagTTAAGTCAGAAAGTTGCCGTCTACGAATTAGAAAAAATACACCACAAATGTTTGGCCCTGAGACCACAAAGTTAGCGCATTATCCCATAATCAggaatttgaaaatttataatgaactaGATGTTGATCGCGGATCTACTCAACTAAAAGTTCCACTGTGcactttttcaaataaaaaattgcttatTAGTTATTCCAGCCCTTGgactatataattttgttttaatgtattcaGCGATATAcgatttaataattaacaaacatgCTAACCCCTTAACAAGCTTCATGCTAACCCCTTAACAAGCTTTCACAATTATaacattgtaaatttatattgctacaaattacttatttaaacgGAATTTACCTTGACACTGAATACATTTAGAGAGCCCAGCGGATCCGAATCATATGAGCTATATAAGTATCTATCGAGAAAATGATGGTGATCTTTAACCAAAATCATCTTAGCATACTCCGGCGATTGAATAATCAATGCAGGTTTCCAGCCCAAAAATATACCGTAGTAATCGCTCGAGTTCCTCTTCCCCCAATCTTTAAACATTTGCCACGAACTTTTTCTCATCACATACGACAAATTGCCAAAAATTAAAAAGGGTTCTTCATAATGTATTCCTCGGTttttccaataattataatttttcttgaaAAAGAAATAGATTGCAGTAAATACTACAACAATAATTAGAAGAATTGTTTGCGTAATCACACTAGTGCCCGCGTCCATCTTGAACAGTACTTGAAATCGATCTGCCTAGATAAACACGCTAAATGCATATAAAGTAAATAGAATTGATATTGTCCTTGAAGTGTACATGTAGGAAATCGTATGTCACACGTCCTTACTCCGTTTACAATGtcaaatatttggatatttgtatttttgttagaagtaaacccAGAAACAACCGAACGGATTCGGATAAAATTTGCCACACGAATAGAGCATgtctatatacataaatactcTTTATCCACATAAATTGCTCTTATGGGAaagaattgaatttttaatctaattgtataatgttttagggacttttgtagtgtgaaatatattttacgaagtcgcgagcaacacctagtaataaatatgctacacatatattcattataattacaatatattgtaatacttACATTGCATATATGAAGTAGACAAGTGTATAGGACTACTGTGGTTTTAATTAGGTACTTGATATTACAGAAAGTAGACGTCGACGCTGCAAGGCTATAATATCAAAGCGACAAATAAGGTAAAAGCCGGATAGTTGGCACAAACGGATACATGCCTCAGTTTCGAATACACTATGATACGCTTGTTGATAGTGGTAGCGGTTGATTATAATCGAAAGTGCCCCCCGCACAGGCCTCCGTGCCGCATAAGCCGTTGAAGTAGGCACACGTATTTTAACCATATGAGCAAATATCTTCCGCAGCTAAACTCTGACGAGCgttgaaattatattagtaagcaatCTCTGttgaatatttgtattattaagatttcagttatattttttgtttcttagcatgcataattatttaaatgtaactatttattactctttattgttaaatagtttttattgattTCGCAAATTGAAAGGGCAAGTATCCGTACCAAAGAGGATAGTTGCCCTATCGACTTTTGCGAGCAGTTGACCCAAGGCAACATATATCTGCGATTGAACAAGTCTTGCCAAAGTACACTGATTTCTGTCTAGGATAATTCGTAAGGCTATTGACgttaaaaaaacatcctaatttcaatagagaagatggttggaagcttgaaGAAGCCTGGGATCctattctacat
The sequence above is drawn from the Manduca sexta isolate Smith_Timp_Sample1 chromosome 28, JHU_Msex_v1.0, whole genome shotgun sequence genome and encodes:
- the LOC115441876 gene encoding cytochrome P450 6k1: MDAGTSVITQTILLIIVVVFTAIYFFFKKNYNYWKNRGIHYEEPFLIFGNLSYVMRKSSWQMFKDWGKRNSSDYYGIFLGWKPALIIQSPEYAKMILVKDHHHFLDRYLYSSYDSDPLGSLNVFSVKSPLWKNIRQELTPMFTSNRLKVLTELMNVNAKHLVNKIQRDYIDKREPVNLKELFSMYASDTVGYTVFGIHVSALNDPSSPLWYITKHMVKWTFSRGFEFTMIFFLPFIARTLRLTLFSQPATEYVQKLFWGTVKERQSNGKTSDKDLVNHLLRLKEDLKLPAEAGSQLAEDMMLAQAAVFIFGSVDTSSTTLSYCLQELAHHPEEQEKLYEEIDKKVKESGNDVLNYTDLMELKYLSACILETLRKYPPVPHIDRACHTDYQLNNDVLIEKGTPVFVNVVHIHYNEEYYPEPEKWRPERMLNMADNDNRDFTFLPFGEGPRFCIGKRYGLMQIRAAMVQMVQKYKFEPAVGEPYQIDSDPYSVLLSPKSGGRVTFVPRSNEKNV